A genomic segment from Hypanus sabinus isolate sHypSab1 chromosome 8, sHypSab1.hap1, whole genome shotgun sequence encodes:
- the LOC132398123 gene encoding uncharacterized protein LOC132398123, which translates to MNNCCSSSMRSLNACHCISIVNPLSIICQSILANSRLIPSKLPFFKFRTFVSELTMSLSILMKNSTILCSLLPKGPHITRLLTNPSSLFNTQSRMACSLVGSSTCWFRKPSHIHSKKSSSSAPLPIWFTQSICRLKSPIVTTVPLLHTFLISCLMPSPTSLLLLGGLYTTPTSVFCPIVLYSSTHIDSTSSRLMSFHSIALISSLTSKATPPPFLSCLSLLNIKYPWMLSSHPWSPWSHVSVIPTISYSLITICTFNSSTLLRMLLTLTHKAFRLVFTTLLSPYTIMLKSGSFCFLPWICLPATSTFHLTTFCFYPYFTPLCFSALVPILLPH; encoded by the coding sequence atgaacaattgttgtagttcatccatgcgatctttaaatgcttgccattgcatatccatcgtcaaccctttaagtatcatttgccagtctatcttagctaattcacgtctcataccttcaaagttacccttctttaagttcagaacctttgtttctgaattaactatgtcactctccatcttaatgaagaactcCACCATATTATgctcactcttacccaaggggcctcacatcacaagattgctaactaacccttcctcattgttcaatacccaatctagaatggcctgctctctagttggttcctcgacatgttggttcagaaaaccatcccacatacattccaagaaatcctcttcctcagcacccttaccaatttggttcactcaatctatatgtagattgaagtcacccattgtaactactgttcctttattgcacacatttctaatttcctgtttaatgccatccccaacctcactactactgttaggtggcctgtacacaactcccaccagcgttttctgccccatAGTGTTatacagctctacccatatcgattccacatcctccaggctaatgtccttccattctattgcgttaatctcctcccTAACCAGCaaagctaccccacctccttttctttcctgtctatccctcctgaatattaaatatccctggatgttgagctcccatccttggtcaccctggagccatgtctctgtgatcccaactatatcatattcattaataactatctgcacattcaattcatccaccttgttacgaatgctcctcacattgacacacaaagccttcaggcttgtttttacaacactcttaagcccttatacaattatgttgaaaagtggctctttttgctttttgccctggatttgcctgcctgccacttctacttttcaccttactactttttgcttctacccttattttacacccctctgtttctctgcactggttcccatcctcctgccacattag